A single genomic interval of Rosistilla ulvae harbors:
- a CDS encoding AMP-binding protein, whose protein sequence is MLLQILLAIALSVIALHALLVLAIFLQWEWFVRLYFRGLFACLYRKRVVGLENLPAEGGYLLCSNHVSWLDGSLMLWFIPRPVHFIVDASNFRGKFMFALGKVFDSIMMTSSPKSIARALKAGRDGLNHGKVIGLFPEGGISRNGQLQAFRPGMEKILKGTEAPIVPVYLDGMWGSIFSNSGGRFLWKMPQLTRRTLTLHIGKPLPTQTPVATVREKVQQLNAQAYKQIGTRQPILTRRLIRSLRGSGRGIKSADSTGAELSGKTLLVRILALRKMLRREVLDDKEINVGILLPPSVPAVAVNFAMAIDRRVGVNLNYTVSSDVMNKCIHTAGIKHVLTSRRFMEKFDFKLDAEMVYLEDIKDRVGWMDKLSGLLGGFVFPARLTEWLLGLQNVSGDDILTVIFTSGSTGTPKGVMLTYANIGHNVDAIDCVVRLRKEDSVLGVLPFFHSFGYAVTLWGVNTLSSAGVYHFNPLDAKQVGKMAEKYKATVMLGTPTFLRGYLRRIEPEQFKWLDVVVVGAEKMPIALADQFEKRFGVRPVEGYGATELSPLVSVNVPPSRSVEKFQIDCRECSVGRPVNGVAAKVISADDGEDLPVGTDGLLMISGANVMKGYMGREDLTCEAIRDGWYATGDVAKIDKEGFIHITGRVSRFSKIGGEMVPHIQVEEELAVAFCEGDDDDAIRVMVTSVPDEKKGERLIVLHLPSEKQPDELRKHLVAAGLPNIYIPSQDSFLEVAEIPLLGTGKLDLKGAQDLALELTAAVAR, encoded by the coding sequence ATGTTGCTTCAAATATTGCTGGCCATTGCCCTGTCGGTCATCGCCCTTCACGCTCTGTTGGTACTGGCGATTTTTCTGCAATGGGAATGGTTTGTTCGTCTCTACTTCCGCGGATTGTTCGCCTGTCTCTATCGCAAGCGGGTTGTCGGACTCGAGAACCTACCTGCCGAAGGGGGATATCTGTTGTGTTCGAATCACGTCTCGTGGCTCGACGGATCGTTGATGTTATGGTTCATCCCGCGGCCGGTTCATTTTATCGTCGACGCCAGCAACTTTCGCGGCAAGTTCATGTTTGCGTTGGGGAAGGTGTTCGATTCGATCATGATGACCAGCAGCCCCAAATCGATCGCGCGGGCGCTGAAGGCAGGCCGCGACGGTCTCAATCATGGCAAGGTGATCGGCCTGTTTCCCGAAGGAGGAATTTCACGCAACGGACAACTGCAAGCCTTCCGTCCCGGCATGGAGAAGATCCTCAAGGGGACCGAAGCCCCGATCGTCCCCGTCTATTTGGATGGCATGTGGGGGAGCATCTTCAGCAATTCGGGCGGCCGGTTTTTGTGGAAAATGCCGCAACTAACGCGTCGTACGCTGACCCTCCACATCGGCAAACCGTTGCCCACGCAGACGCCTGTTGCGACGGTCCGCGAGAAGGTGCAGCAATTAAACGCCCAGGCGTACAAGCAGATTGGTACACGACAACCCATTTTGACGCGTCGGTTGATCCGGTCGTTGCGTGGCAGTGGCCGTGGCATCAAGTCGGCTGATTCGACGGGGGCGGAACTCAGTGGCAAGACGTTGCTGGTACGGATCCTGGCGCTCCGAAAGATGTTGCGTCGCGAAGTGCTGGACGACAAAGAAATCAATGTTGGGATCTTGCTTCCCCCCAGCGTTCCTGCCGTCGCTGTCAACTTTGCGATGGCGATCGATCGGCGCGTGGGTGTGAATCTGAACTACACCGTGTCGTCGGACGTGATGAACAAGTGCATTCACACCGCCGGGATCAAGCATGTGCTGACAAGTCGCCGATTCATGGAGAAGTTCGATTTCAAGCTGGATGCGGAGATGGTCTACCTGGAGGACATCAAGGATCGCGTCGGATGGATGGATAAACTGTCTGGCCTGCTTGGCGGCTTTGTGTTTCCGGCGCGGCTCACCGAATGGTTGCTGGGATTGCAAAATGTCAGCGGCGACGACATCCTGACGGTGATTTTTACGTCTGGTTCTACCGGAACGCCCAAGGGGGTGATGCTGACGTATGCCAACATCGGCCACAACGTCGATGCGATCGACTGTGTGGTGCGACTGAGAAAAGAAGATTCGGTGTTGGGAGTCCTGCCGTTCTTCCATTCGTTTGGCTATGCCGTCACGCTGTGGGGCGTGAACACCTTGTCGTCCGCGGGGGTCTACCACTTCAACCCGCTGGATGCCAAGCAGGTTGGTAAAATGGCTGAGAAATACAAAGCGACGGTGATGCTGGGGACACCGACCTTCCTGCGTGGATATCTACGGCGGATCGAGCCCGAGCAGTTTAAGTGGCTGGATGTCGTGGTCGTTGGTGCTGAGAAGATGCCGATCGCGCTTGCCGATCAGTTCGAGAAACGCTTTGGTGTCCGTCCGGTGGAAGGTTACGGCGCGACCGAGTTGAGCCCGCTGGTCTCGGTCAATGTGCCACCCTCGCGAAGCGTCGAGAAATTTCAGATCGATTGTCGCGAGTGTTCGGTCGGACGACCGGTCAATGGCGTTGCGGCCAAAGTCATCTCAGCCGATGACGGAGAGGACTTGCCGGTGGGCACCGATGGCTTGCTGATGATCAGCGGTGCAAATGTAATGAAGGGTTACATGGGGCGCGAGGACCTAACCTGCGAAGCGATTCGCGATGGCTGGTACGCCACCGGCGACGTGGCCAAGATCGACAAAGAGGGCTTTATTCACATCACCGGACGGGTCAGTCGGTTTTCGAAGATCGGAGGGGAAATGGTCCCGCACATTCAAGTGGAAGAGGAGCTGGCAGTTGCGTTTTGCGAAGGGGATGACGATGATGCGATTCGCGTCATGGTGACGTCCGTTCCCGACGAGAAGAAAGGGGAGCGCTTGATCGTCCTGCATTTGCCCAGCGAGAAGCAGCCCGATGAATTGCGGAAGCATTTGGTCGCTGCCGGTCTGCCCAATATCTACATCCCTTCGCAAGACAGCTTTCTTGAGGTCGCCGAGATCCCGTTGCTGGGGACGGGGAAGCTTGATCTGAAGGGGGCTCAGGATCTGGCCTTGGAGCTAACGGCGGCGGTGGCTCGCTGA